Below is a window of Stappia sp. DNA.
TCGACCGGTTGCGCAAGACCCGAACGCACCAGTTCGGCGGCAGCGTCCCAATCCGGCCCGGCCACGCGCACCAGATCACGACCGTAACGCCCGCTCCGCCCCGACCGTACAAGGCGGGCGCGCGGCGCGGCAAGCAGGCGCGCCAGCGCACCGCGTGCCGCCATTCCGTCGTGCTCGGATATTTCCACCGCATCGACGCAAGCCAGCCGGTACTTCTCGCCGGACAGCCAGAAGGTATCTCCGTCGACGATACAGGTCACGCCCCGCGCGGCGCGATCGCGCCCGGCGCAAACCGGCCAGGCAATGCCACCGCCCAGCCAGGGCGCAAGACCCTCCGACAGGTGTCGCGGCGCCGGTGCCCACACGCAGGCGGCGACCAGGAGCAGACACAGGAGCGCGCTCGAGGCAGGCACAAGACGTCGCGAAAACGGCATCCCGGGAGCGCACGCCCCGCCATCGTTGCATGCCGGACGCGCGCCGTCGCGCCATCTGCCTCGGCCCCGGAAAACCGGTGGACGGCCCGCCGCGCGCCACATCAAATCGAGGCCCGTCCGCGGGCAAACGACACGCCGGACGCGACGACAGACAGCGCGCAAGACCATGCCCCTCTCCGTGCGCAACGCATATATACAACCATCGCGAGTGCAGTGCGCCACCTTTAACAATTCAAGGTTGCGTCAACGCCGAGACGTGCCGAGGCGGCCGCGCCCGGGCGAAAACGCGGCGATCCTGGCTCCCGTCCGGCGGGCGGGTCCGACGGGATCGAGGCGGGGATTTCCTCGCGACGGAGGATGCACCGCGCAAGGGCGGCGGCTTTCCACCGCAGACGCGCAAGGCGCCGCATCGGGGCAAACGAGGCCGGCGAAACGCCGGCGGAAACGGAGACTGCAATCTTCTGAGAACAACGGAAATGACCGGTCACGGCGTGCGCGCGGCGCGGCCTCACGTAGGGCCGTGACCGGTGGAAAACGGGATTGGCGAAAGCGGCCCTCGGGCCGAAGCGGGCGCCAGTCCGATCACTGCAGGGTCAGCCACTCGCGGGCCGCGCGCTGCGCCTCGGCGATTTCGGCGCGGCTCATCTCGCCAGAGATCTCGCGGCGGTGACGTACTGCATCCGCGTTGCCCTGCATCGCGGCCAGATTGAACCACTTGTGCGCGGCGACAAGGTCAGTCGCTCCGTGGCGACCGCAGGCGCAGTCGAGACCCATCTGCAAGAGAATTTCCGGACCCATACGCTGGCCGCCCATCGCGGCCATCTCGGGATTGGCAAGTTCAAATCGAGCCATGTCACACTCCATCTTCCGTTCAACGCAAGTCTTCGATCGGATGCAAAGACGAGTTCGGGGAAAGACGCGGCGTGTCGTTGTTGTTCCGTGCCTTTCGTGAGTTGAGTGTGTCGCCGCCTCTTGAAGAGGGCCTTAAAATTCTGACTTAACGAAGAGCAAACAGACTCAAAATTTCCGGTAAACTTTACCGCGCGTTCACCGAAGTCGGGCGAAAAGAGTCACAAAATCAATGCTGTTTCGACTCAAAATTTCCCGCGCCCGTAACGCTTGATTCACCAGCGCAGAACTTCCGATCTTCCCGTCGCCCCTGTCAGGGGAACGACGGCGGGAATGACGGACGAATGAGCGGGCGGTATTTTTCGCGCAGATGCCCCAACGTCACGGCTGGTCACGCGCGGCCAACCCCGTTAGATTCCGTTTACGTAAAGGGAATGAAAAAGTCGATGCGGGAGGAAATCGCCGATGATCCGACTCAAGCTTGCCTGTCTGTTTGCCGTCGCCGCCGGACTGGCGCTGGCCCCTGCCCCCGGTCGCGCCGCCGATGCGACCGGCACCTGGCAGCGCCCGAGCGGCAGCTCCCAAATCCGCATCGCGCCCTGCGGCGCGTCGCTATGCGGCACGCTCGTCTGGCTGAAGACGCCGCGCAAGGACGTCAACAACCCGGATCCCTCCAAGCGCGACCGCTCGCTGGTCGGCACCCGCACGGTGCTCGGCATGACGCCGTCGGACAAGGCCGGTCAATGGAAGGGCAAGGTCTACAACGCGGAGGACGGCAAGACCTATCGCGGGGTGATGACGCTGGAGGGTCCCAACCGGCTGAAGCTTGAGGGCTGTGTGCTCGGCGGGCTGTTCTGCAAGGGCGAGACCTGGGCCCGGGTGAAATAGGCCGGCCGGCCGCGAAGGCACGGCGGAGAAAGCGGCGCACCTGGCCGCTTTCGCGCCGCACCGCCCTCGACCGCCTCGCCCGTGTCGCATTCCGCCGCAATGCTCACGGTACCGTGCAGTTCTCGCGTGCGAGCTTCATTTCGGGAGAGGGACATGAAGGGCAAGACAGGGGCGCAGGCGGCCGGGCGATGCGGTGGAAACGTCGCAAGGACCTGGCGCGTCGGATGTGTGGGCGCGGCAACGCTGCTCGCGATGACGAGCGCAGCCTCGGCCGATCTCGCCGCCGTCGCCGGCGACTGGCGCACGCCGGCGGGCGCGACCGTGCGGATCAGCGACTGCGGATCCTCGGCCTGCGGCCGGATCGTGGACTTTCCCCCGCCCCCGGGCGAGACCGTGGAGACGACACGCGACGTGAACAACCGGGACCCGGCGAAACGCGACCGCAAGATCCTCGGCCTCGCCGTGCTGTTCCGGCTTCAGCCGGCCGAGGGCGGCCTCAAGGGGCGGGTCTACGATCCGCGCCGGGGCTTCAGCGCGGAGGCGACGGTGACACGCGCCGACGCCGACCGGCTGACGGTGCGCGGCTGCGTCCGCCTCGCCTTCCGGATCTGCGAGAGCGAGACGTGGCGGCGGGCGCGCTGAGCGTCCCGCCACCCCGGTCCCGACGTGTTCAGCGGGCGCGCTGGCCGAACAGCACGGCCTGCGCGGCCTTGTCCTCTGCGAGATTGTGTTTCCCGCGTTCCTCGCGCCCGACCGCCAGCCCGCGCTCCACGGCGGGACGCGCCTTCAGCGCCTGGAACCAGCGCCACACATTGGGGAAGTCAGCGGCGAGGTCCATCCCCTGCCCTTCCCAGCTGTTGGCCCAGCCGAAGATCGCCATGTCGGCGATGGAATAGTCGTCGGCAACGAAATCGCGCCCCTCGAGCTGCCCGTTGAGCACGCCGTAGAGCCGATGCGTCTCGTTGAGGTAGCGGTCGATGGCGTAGGGAATCTTCTCCGGCGCGTAGCGGCGGAAATGGTGATTCTGGCCGAGCATCGGGCCGAAGCCGCCCATCTGCCACATCAGCCACTCCTCGACCTTCACCCGCTCGCGCTCGTCGGCGGGATAGAAGCGGCCGAACTTGCGCCCGAGGTACTGCAGGATGGCGCCGGATTCGAAGACCGAGATCGGCTGACCGTCCGGCCCTTCCGGATCGACGATGGCCGGCATGCGGTTGTTGGGCGCGATCTTTAGGAACTCGGGCGCGAACTGGTCGCCCTTGCCGATGTTGATGTAGTGGACCTCATAGGGAACGCCGAGCTCTTCCAGCATGATGGTGATCTTCCAGCCGTTCGGCGTCGGCCAGTAGTAGAGCTCGATCGGCTTGGTCTGGGTCGCTGTCATCGCGTGCATCCTGAC
It encodes the following:
- a CDS encoding glutathione S-transferase N-terminal domain-containing protein — encoded protein: MTATQTKPIELYYWPTPNGWKITIMLEELGVPYEVHYINIGKGDQFAPEFLKIAPNNRMPAIVDPEGPDGQPISVFESGAILQYLGRKFGRFYPADERERVKVEEWLMWQMGGFGPMLGQNHHFRRYAPEKIPYAIDRYLNETHRLYGVLNGQLEGRDFVADDYSIADMAIFGWANSWEGQGMDLAADFPNVWRWFQALKARPAVERGLAVGREERGKHNLAEDKAAQAVLFGQRAR
- a CDS encoding DUF2147 domain-containing protein, producing the protein MKGKTGAQAAGRCGGNVARTWRVGCVGAATLLAMTSAASADLAAVAGDWRTPAGATVRISDCGSSACGRIVDFPPPPGETVETTRDVNNRDPAKRDRKILGLAVLFRLQPAEGGLKGRVYDPRRGFSAEATVTRADADRLTVRGCVRLAFRICESETWRRAR
- a CDS encoding DUF2147 domain-containing protein, which translates into the protein MIRLKLACLFAVAAGLALAPAPGRAADATGTWQRPSGSSQIRIAPCGASLCGTLVWLKTPRKDVNNPDPSKRDRSLVGTRTVLGMTPSDKAGQWKGKVYNAEDGKTYRGVMTLEGPNRLKLEGCVLGGLFCKGETWARVK